GCTCCTACTTGGTTCGCGGATACCCACAGGCTTCCACAAACACATGACGAGAAAGTGAGTAATGTTACTTGAAATTGAAACATTTTAGCGATAagttttcatcatcattaagagccacgctcttgtcggtgtagcattctccatgctactttttggggacaaataggacagtggtttccctcttgccttccgccccgcagtaccctGTATGACGCGAGAAGAGACATGAGTGATAAGTTTTATCTATTAATTTATCTGGTATTTGATAATATGTTATCTGTCACGTATAAATTCCTAAACGACGATTATTCTCGAATTTTAAATTAGGAAATGTAACGTACGTAACCTTCCTTTGTTTTGATGATAATCGGGTTTTTGTATGATAAGCATATCTGCTTGAGTTGGTGATTTGGATTCTAGACGTTTCTATCCTTTTCCTTAGCTGTGGTTAGCCTTTCGTCTTCGGGCAACAAGACGTGGTCTGGAATCCCACCACGTCGTTAACATCCCACCAGCTCGTACGAAGCGTTTTGGTTCCTCGTTTCTAATACTCTCTGCCCGCGTCTGGAATTCTCTGCCCGCAAATCTGTTTCTCGAAAAGTACAAGCTGGGGTTCTTGAAAGCAaaagtgaataggcactttctaGGCATGTTCCATCAatcagattgtggtcaaatgcttgATACAGTTCAgcgaaaaaaataaactttaaaacctaaaacccgactacgtaAAATcacttccgaatagtgatgtttaggagatagccgtggtcgtatgctattcggtcttacgactttaaaggtcttcaggttcggtaagcgatccctgtgaaaaactggataatgctaagggGGTGGTTGTCTTACGACTATAAAGCCTCTGGAGGATTCCTTGTACCATATTGAAATGAAATTCATTATAACAAAAGTTTTATTTCAGTAAACAAAACTAATCTCTTAGGTCAGGCCATAAaggccatttatttattttattttttaggccATTTGTTCTTAAATAAGAAGAATACAAGTTGTGCCAACCTCAGCTTACAATGGGATAAGGGTAGAAGGATGAAATAATTCCTGTCTATCTGTTCAAAATACTATTCTATATACTGATTCTCCccatttttatttcagaccacAGGAAAAACTCTTGCACTCAGCTTTAAAACTAGGTAACAGAATAAAGGGGGCGTTGAAATCTCAGGCTATAGACGGCCAGGTGTTGGACTGCTTCACCAACGCTGAGATATCAGATGGAGACAGTGTTGAGAACATGGATATACTGAACTTCCTGGATAGTATAGCGGCCGACGACAGAGAACAAGACTTGAGTACTTGCAAAGTTGTGCTCACTAATGTCGAGACTCGATTGGTGAGTAgatttttgcttttattttatattacccGAAACTTTGCACGCTTGTAACCCTACAATTAAAACTATAGATACAAACTCTGCCCCCCGTTTTACCCCCTTAGTGGCATACTCTCTACCAACATCATCATCGTtaggaaaccgacattcccgagaaattcatttttggcggtatgtgacctaacttgtattgggccggttttccctgcgcgggttggaaggtcagacaggcagtcgcttctgtaaaacaccggacctgtaaattcttcaggttaggtaagcggaccctgtgaaaaacgggataatgctagggggatgatgatgatgactaccaACCCTTAATCATTTATGTATCGTTCCCGGGGATGTACTCGCTGTGGGAACTTTCCCGGAAGAAAAAAGGCGCCAAACATATGTAAATAGAGTtatataacctaacctttaCGGAAATAAGACTATAGTACAGTCATGGATaacatcatgtacccactttagaaccctgtcgcactaccacatttgacatttaatgagacttacggtttaaattgtcaaaaaagttaatgtgacatggtatcaaagtgtatacatattagatTTCGTGGCTGTACAGGGaagaattatttgaaaaagataagcagccagtgtccttactatttaAGAGGTTTTTACAACGCTACATCATAGATTTTGGCTCATACTCTGTACGATCCCTTCTCTCCAGCAAGCCCCACCCCGGCGCGGCACGGTCCGCGTGTTCACGCTGGCTGTCCACCGGCTGTCCACCGCTGGAGCGCGGCTCTGGTCGGTGGAGCGCAGCGAGAATGACTTCCACCTTCTGAGGGCTAAACTCCACGAGTTCCACGGCCACCTGCTGCATGACCTCCCGTTGCCAAGTAGAAGGTCCGTATTATTACCACTATTGGTTTGTATCTCATCTATATGAGCGTATGCATTTAAGTACTGCCTTCCCTAGAGTCTATCCATACtattctatactaatattataaaaatgggAGAGTGTACGCAACACAAACAATGAAACAACTCCGAAGACGGTACGGATTGATGCTTTGACGTGATTTTCAATATGGTTATGTTTATGGATACTAGCAttagttatgtacgccgtaattgtcatatatattagtcacaataccgtaaccttctaaaggtaaaaatgttttaatgtatgtgatgtggctgtactttcatcatcatcaatttaagagccacgctcttgtcggtgcagcaatttccatgctactttttagggaaaaatagggcagtggtttctctcttgcattccgccccgcagtactctgtctcacgtaagtgggatggcgcccagagtagtctattacaaagccatactacgactcctgtcctccgcctctgaatagtactgatagttactgctgccctctgtcaggttccaagcTATACTTACTACACTACTTACTATTGTaggctgtactttataaataaataaatataagcatgttgaaaaaaaatcgttttataatggatgtacctttgactccccaattgggatatagtcgtgagctgttatgttatgtcttttGCATTTTACAGAGACAACAGCCCTCTAGAAACTCTCCGGTACAAATACGAGGATTTCCTCCAGAGGTTGCTTCAAAAGAGCTTGCTGCAAACCAGTGAGCTCCTCCATCTATTCCTCTCAGTCGACGGTGATTTCTCAATGGTGGTACAAGCGTCGGCCCTCAGTGCCAATGGTACAGATTTAGCCAACATGTACCAAACAGTGGCCCATCGGTTGAGGAAGGAAAAGGGACAGCATCTGGAGACGTTTTTGAAGAACTTGCTCGTGTGCTCTGATATGGAACGGTTTCAGGCTTTGTGAGTATCATATGCCTTTTTATGCGGCAAAGGTCCctaacatagctcatgtaacgactacttacttacatcagtaagtattaaccgggaccaacagcttaacgtgccttccgaagcacggatcatcttactttcggacaatcagcttttgcccgcgacttcgtctgcgtggcgtgtatctatattacgcggtttagattttttcatacaaatgttttttcccactaactcccgtttccgtgggaattttgcaatatcctgttgcaattaagctttaagtttactaaggtacctgcatgccaaatttcaagcgtctaacttaagcggtttagatttttcatacaaaaggattgtcccgctaattcccgttcccgtgggaatttcgggaattcctttcttaatgcacctctacggtacctaagctacgtccattccaaatttcaagtgtctacgtttagccgtttaggctgtgcgttgatatgtcagtcagtcagtttctccttttatatatttagaaatacgcaatatacatacatacacaaagcCGTGGTCgcccagttgaaagaacgctgactctcactgtgaggtcgctgctttgaatccagcacgggcctttcctccctccgaaaatgcatttctcgggaatgtgggtttcctcacgatattttccttcaccgctgagcacgtgataatcatttatcgaAACCacattcgaaaacaaactcgacaatcattggtttaggcctgtgctggattctaacctgcgacctcaatgtgacagcgagcgttctaccaactgggctaccacggctcctggTGCATAAATATAACAGTTCCAAATACTTAATATTGATTCCCATGCGATTATTCCCCTGCGTTCCTATCTTCTAAATAGTCGTTCTTTCACTTACAGAAAACAAGGTACAACCCACGTAGAAGAAGCGCTGGAAGTAAGCGAGGAACTGGAGCCAGAGACTCTGTCGGTGCGTCGCCGTAACGTACGGAACATACATAGCAGTATATTTGGCAACAACTTGGATTTGGAAGACGGGTACATCGACCTGGGCGTGAGACGCGCTAGCCTACAGAATTTAGTGCACGGGTTCACCCATTCTTTAGTTTTTTTGTGTGAgtatacttttttcttttttctagagcgtggctcttaatttagGCCGTGTACGGTCCcgggtactaatatgtaaacactttgaaaccatgtcacattaacttttttgacaaattaaaccgcaagtttcattaaatgtcaaatatgatagtgcgatggggttctaaagtgggtacatgatatacGACtgcactaggttcaagataaatgatgaaattctgattactaaataaagacagatctaacactaacgaaaaacattttcttttttcaattaaacttatttatgaattttaatcaagaaaatcgtaataataagtcagaaattttataacttatttctatgacgtcacagtgtgctttttcatacaaattccatagtaatttcgtgttttgacgtttagtaaaaaataaccgATTAAGCACACTgtgtcgtcatagaaaaacgcaataaaatgtcggacttacgttgattaaaattattttttttatcgtcaGTTTTAAATCTCTTATTTATCaaggatttcataatttatctttgccctacagtacatacggtcacgagcaataatatgtatacactttggtaccatgtcacactaacttttttgacaaattaaactgtaagtctcactaaatgtcaaatattttagtgcgacagagtcctaaagtgggtacattatattgctcatgactgtacatggttCATGAACACTACGTTTTTACTTGAAGAAGTTATCTTCATGCTTCTGTTTCAGTGACAAAAGTGATAAGAGCCCGCGGCGTGGTCTCCAACGCGGTAGGCAGCGTGTTGGGTGTGACGAAGGGGATAGCAGATGACGTGTTCAACGGGTACCTCAACACCGTGCTCTGTGCGCTGCTGAGCGAGAAACGATTGGCGCATCTGATTAGACTGGGCCAcggtatgttttatttatattaatattacccGCTGTAAACCCGTTGCAAAActacatattaaaacatttatccAACGCACCTTGGTTCATCAAAACAAATGTGCACGAAATTCTAAATGTTCCTATGGTCAAAGAAGAAATATGCAAGCGTGGATACCAGTACAAAAAAAGATTACAAGTGCACCCAAATCAGCTTGCGGGGCAACTAACTATTCCAGAAACCATACGTCGTCTAAAAAAGAAACGAGAAATTTTCGATAAGGACAGTCAGGCCGAATGACTACTTCAAAGAAAGGACCGACTTCGCTGGGAGTAGCGTCCTCCGTGCCATATAATCCCAACTCATCTGTTTATAGTCAATGAGACTGATCGCAAGataaaaccacaaaaaaaagatgttACCCGCAACTAcgttcgcgtgaaaccctactattaaaactataggaTTGTCATACACATTTTGCCTTTTTACTCCCTTAGGGAATGAATTTAGCAAAACCCTGTCTCAGTGAGCACCTAGATCCTAAAATAAACCcctatgtaaaattttagattcctagcacttgtagtttctgagatttcgtgatgagtgaatGAGTTAGTCAGTGACTAATAGCAGTATGGCGATTGACAGTTCTAGTACGCATCGGcgtaaaatggaaaaaaatatagtaatagAAGTATGTCGCTTTCCTCCCAGCGTGGCATAGTTTGCGCTTATTTATCCTGTCTTCTTAGTTCTCCTTTAGAGCCTAGATGGGTTGACTATCAACGGCGTCAAACTTTGCAAAGCCGtctattttttttggaaaacttCAAAATGAGTTGTCAAAATCTTTAATATTTGTTGCTGTCATTGTCATTTGCCATCTCACCAGTAATATGCGTACTGACTAGATATCTCATCattatatttgttgtttttgagataTCTTGTATATAACTAATATTTAACGAAAAACTAAATCTTGTCTTTATATCAGGAGTGACCGTGGTTAGTTTTATGATGATTATATAAGTGTAATCCTTATTTTGCCGTTCCTTTCAGGTCTTCTCTTCGGCAAGAAAGCGTCAACACCGCGCTCCGACCCCGTGAAACAGCGCGAGCTAGCGCGCACCCAGCTTCTAAACAGCATTCCTTCAAGTGCCACACTGGTGTTAGGTCCAGGCCTACCCATAGCGGTGCACACCGCTTTCGAGATTATACAAAAACCACAGCTAAATAAACAGGTAGGCTGATTGGGTCGATGCCTTtgcttttaaaaaagaaagatgcGTTTTGATATTGCTATAATTATGAAATAGCTTGATTGGTGTGACAGCTAGCTGTTAGAACAATACAGTTTTCTAATTGTGTCTGTTTTGTGCTGCGGTTTATACTATCTATTTGTCTTGCTGTCAAATTCAAACATTATTTAATGGTCTATACTAACACTTTATTCAGAAATTAtactttaacttatttaagttattttcttacattatattgtttatttttcagcTGGTGTACAATCTTCTGGACTTGTGCGTATTAGAATTATTCCCCGAATTGAGTGCCACAGATAGTAAATTGAGAGAACCAAAGAGTTGAGAATGCAAATTATATCCTAACGACAAAGTGAtttcatataatttatgaattGTATTGCTTTTATTGTGTTTTGCTAAACGTACTTTTTATATtgaaattgtaaatattttcatgtattatattaaatctatttttataatattagttagtTAATAAAGAATTCGTAACTTGTGCTTAAGACCTTTGTCCCGAACGACAGCTAAATGTACCTTACTATTTTACATTCGAGTGATTTCAGTGTAGAAAGAAACACCAagagaataaattattttgataaatcagTTTTTTCTGTTTGGGATTCCTTATACTTACCCGCCTATGCACTAAAAGTATTCCTGCGCAGATGactgcatcatcatcatgactTTATCATTCAATCCtacaacttaaaattatgcCTGCTAGAGATTTTTCGTTTTATTGATTTTGTTCTTagtagaaagaaaaaataagaaatgtcTGTCAACAGGAGAGACTTGCTGTGTCTATATAGGTTTTCCTTCGGGTGCATTAACAAAACGCAACTTTTAAGTTTTCGttcagaaatatttatatttggtgTTATGCTATAAAATAAGGTTGGTACTTGAATCCATTCGTATCACTTACTTCAAAGAACCATTCGAAACTGGTAGCATTATACCATATTATGACAGATGCGCTTAATTTACATGATATCGTCTTACGGCACTATAAAAAACGAGATACAGATAGTAGTTATATAGCTCTGTCTTTGTCGCACAATGCTTGTTGCGAGATAAACGAATTGATGTCGGCGGGTCGTGGGATGTTTTAGAACGAAACTCCCGACACAAAATGCAAATGTCAATTTATTTACAGTGGAAAGTAAAAGGAGATGGGTGTGTTTGCTTTGTGTTTATTTAGAACAAAATTAGTTAATTAGATAAATATCGTAATTTGTAGTTTTAGAAAGGGATTTTACTCTTAAATTACATTAATTAGTGTAGGCGTGTAAATAGTATTTCCTAATTCGACATCGTAAATATCGAAGGTTGtgtttttctaatttaaatCAAAACATAATTATCTCTAGCGGACAATTATTTACATTTGGAGTGTTGTTTTCAACCGAGTGATGTGTTTTGTTGAATTCGTAAATAGAATTAAACAGTTGAGCGCtaattatattttgaatgggATAATTTACGATAATGGCTGTGCGTGCAAATAATTTGGAAACAGAACATGGAAGTGGTGTCTGAATTTAAAAAGCGTTCGAAATTCGAAAGTGCAGGATGTCCTCGCCATGCCAAAAAGGCGGGATGCGGCTCAGCGAAGCGCTGGACAATATGCAACTCGCTTATAATCCCATCACAAAACAACTACATTTCGTAAGTCCGAAAGTCGAAAAACCCGCGGAGGATATCCCGGATGACATTGACAAACTTTCGAAAAAAAGTAGTTTCAGTGATGAGGGAAATTATTCCTTATCAACATGTGAGAAAAGTGATACAAGTGATTCTCCAAAGAGTACTTTACAGTGGGGTGGTAGTGTGAGTGGACACCAAAGAGGGAAAGATGGAGGGTCTTTTTCAAGTACCATATCCAGTCTGTCCGAGTGTTCACTGGGATCTAGTGCATCTAAAGATGATGATTTTGAGACAACAGCGGAACATGATCAAGCCAAGTTGAAGAAAAAAGGACTGTCTGGATTCTTCAGCCGGTAAGTTTCTCACTCTTTCAATTATGAATGGTATACAATAGatcttttaaaaatatgatttttattGTTCTATAAAATACTTTTGAATTTCTATTGTTTATTGTGTCCATATGTATAAATCTTGCAAAATACAAAAGGACATTCTAACAGTTCACATATAAACTCACATAATTTCTACCTACTTAGGTTACCAGGCTATAAATACATTAGTGCAACCACTTCTAATTTTCAAGTCTTATAAGAAAACAAGATGAAAATTAATGTCTTAGACATTaacttatacataatttatatattaatatacccAACCTTACATGAAGACATgaatgaaattatataatagctacaatataaaaactaacgaatattacaaacttaacaagtaaatattattaatcttaacattacaaataattaaaactatactactaatactaaaaaaaaacacaaaaagaaacaaaagtacatgtaagtaatattattattatactttaataGTTGAAATCAGATATGGGTTTTACTTTTGATTTGGtgatataataaaatagattaaaATTGTATGCAAATAACTAGTTTATGCTACCTAAGGCAGGATattaatatatacacatattaacATAGTTTACATCTTATGCAATGTGTCATGCAATAGGAAATTATGTTCTGTtccaattaggtacctattacagtTTTCAAAATATTGATAAGTATATGAAGTAGGCAGAATTTGTGGGCAGAATTTCAATAAGaacacaattattttaaattatattatttattacattatttttttatgttattgttacttaataatGTGTTCAGAAATAtgcaacaattaataaaatctgTTCAGATTTCAATGAACTACCTCACCAAAACACTGAAAATAATGGCATATAATGCTAGAGTCTACAATATTCCAATTGTTAGTTGGAAACacaaaaaaacttgtttttaacTTTTACCAAATGCCTCTACTCTTATGCCAAGTAATTTGCAAGACAATTCAaataactgtttttggtattcAATATCCTTGGAAGATCTACTACTGATTCCTTCTATGCAGTTACTGATGTATAACCCTCCTTTGTCCTCCAGCTCTTTATTAAAACAAGCATGCAAGATAGATACAGCACCCTTTTCTGGAGTTTTGAAAAATAGCTTCAAGATCCAGGGAAATATCtgtttcaataaagtattttcaaAAAGGTCCGTGTCCACAACTCCTGGATGGACAGCATAGCTTTTGACTCTGCAACCTTCCTTGCTTAACAGTTGATTAATGTATCTGGTACTCAGGAGCTGTAACaagaaagttatttttttatatgcattAAGTTGCTATTTAGGggcattattatatttttcacagggtctccTTACCTAGCAgcttatatacatatacacatgTATATTGTAATTATAGGTATAGTGTCTTCCAATACCCTGTATAAAGTCTATCACGTTATAAAACATGTGATTAGGCATTATTATGATGAACAAAAACCTGTTTTAAGTGTAGGCGAAGTAAAGTGACTGGCACATGACTCTGTAATATGGCCTCAGTTTTATTTAGCTTTTAAATGTCATTGTATCATTAGAAGTAATGTTCCTTGACTAAATCATCTAGAACCTTTTACCTGCGCTAGTTTGGACTGACAATATGCTGCAATCGTATCATAATGCTCCTTCATATTAACGTCATCGAAGGAGATTTTTCCTATATAATGTGCGCTTGAGGTGACATTAACTATTCTCGAAGACTTCTCCAGGGAACCTCCGTTCTTTAAAGCTGGCAACATTAAGTGAGTCAAATAAAAATGGCTCAAGTGATTCACTTGAAATTGTGATTCCATTGCATCCTCAGTGAGTTTATAATCGCCGAACATAATTCCTGCATTGTTAACGAGGATATGGATTTCGgggtattttttattaactttttctGCAAATATTTTCACGGATCTCAACGACTGCAAGTCCAGTTCATAGGCGTGAAGATTTTCTCCGTTCTCCATAGTCTCAGCGATTTTCTTGCTTTGTTCAGGCTTCCTGATTCCGATGACTACGACCATGTTAGCTTTGAGCAGTCCTCTTATGACTTCAGTTCCTATGCCGCGGGCCCCGCCGGTCATGAcggcaatttttttatttgcatctGGCAACACTATTTTGttcttacttatatttacccaGTCGTCGATAACACCGCCTACACCGACTGCTTGCATGGTTATAGTGTATTGTAGTTCACttagaatatattttaatggtTTATCTCTATTTATAGACCAGTATACCGCTGCGACCGTGCCGACGACTACAAGGGACGCAATTACGAACATTTTAAAGTTATGTTTACGCCCGTCAGATGCGGACAAGCGCGGATACCAAACTGAAGTTGTCTGGCCTTTGCATAATGTCTGCGTCAAACGACACAGTCAtgtatttaagtttttataatGTAGTTATAAAAGGATCCTGTAAAACTGGtttattttacaaaagacaCGATAGATGCGCGTGTTATCGCGGATCTGTCTCGATTATGAATGAACCACGAACCAACGATGATGTAgtcattaatttgaaaaattattTCCATTTACTCTGCACTAACGGGTCACTAGAAATCGGGTGTGAAGGATATGAGAaacaacttaaaatataaatactttatttagttaccaataatttataaaataccaTATTTGGATGTAGATTGAAAAGACTAGAAAAATTTCCTATTTTAACGTTTACCAAAATCCTCTTCATTTAAATCAACTAATTTGCAAGACAGTTCAAACAATCGCTTCTGGTGATCAGTATTCTTTGAGAACCTATTACTGATCCCTTCTATGCAATTACTAATGTATAAACCTCCTTTTTCTCCCAACTCTTTATTGAAACAAGCATGGAGGATGGAAATAGCACCTTTCTCTGGAGTTTTGAAGAATAGCTTCATAGCCCAAGGGAACATTTGCCTGAATAAAGTTTTTTCAAAAAGATCCGTGTCGACAATACCGGGATGGACGGCATAGCTTTTGACTCTGCAACCTTCTTCGCTTAACAGGTGATTGATGTATCTGGCACTCATGAGCTGTAACAAAGGAAGAaaacttttaataaaacatcTTTAACTTTTTTACTCAAGTTGCTTAGGATATTGACTGACAGGTACATTTCTAAAATACGAGTATCTAAAACCTTTTACCTGCGCCAGTTTTGACTGCGCGTATGCTGCAGTCGTATCGTAATGCTCCTTCATATTGATGTCATCGAAGTAGATTTTTCCTGGATAATGCGCGCAAGATGTAACATTGACTATCCGCGAAGACTCCTCAAGGGAACCCCCCTTTTTTAAAGCTGGCAACAATAAGTGggtcaaataaaaatgactcaagTGATTCACTTGCAATTGCGTTTCTACGCCATCCTCAGTGAGTTTATAATCGCCAAACATAATCCCTGCGTTGTTAACTAGAATATGGATTTCGGGATATTTCTTGATAACATTTTCTGCAAATGTTTTCACTGATTTCAATGATTGCAAGTCCAGTTCGTAAGCTTGCAGATTCTCCCCATTTTCCATACTTTCGACGAGTTTCTTGCTCTGTTCTGGTTTTCTTATTCCCATAATTACAATCATGTTCGCTTTGAGCAGTCCTCTTATGACTTCCGTTCCTATTCCGCGAGCGCCGCCAGTTATAACGGCAATTTTTTTCCTTGCATCTGGCAACACTACCTTGTTCCTCCTTACGTTCACCCAGTCGTCTATAAGTCCTCCAACGCCCGCTCCTTGCATGTCTAAAGTGTAACGTAGTTCACTTAGGATGTGTTTTAAAGGTTTGTGTCTGTTTATGTACCAGTAAACGGCTGCGGCGGTGGTTAGAGCGGCGAGAGACGCAATCGCGAAcattttgaggttatgttttcGTCCGTCCGACGCGGCGCGGCGGGTGCACTGACGCTTGCTTTCACTCGGTTGGCAATCCTCTACGCTTTCTCTCGCTGTTTGTATTCTATTTGTACCGTTAGTCCTGTAGAATTTAGTAGCGCTATGCACTAAGTATTCAATTTTCTATTAGCGCAAAAGGAGCTTGAAAATTCTATGCCCTTAAAACACAATTGCTTAATTTGAATACCTGTTTgagttataatatttatttgctttATCCGTAATTCACAGCAAACAGAACAAATAGACAGATACGCGTGTTATCGAGGTCTGGCCTCGAACATGACTGGTAAGGATGATGTAATGTCACCTGCTCTACTAATTGCAAGACAACGCTTACTGGACGGCCAGTTCGAAAGTTTCTCGTCCGGTTtttctattaaataaaaaacttgtcCTTTGACTACTCGCGCGTAGAACCCACGTAGTCTTTGTTTACCCGGTTATTCCAGGAAAATCAAACAGAGTTTACGTTTGTTTGCTTTTTTATCTGCGCAACGCATGCGTACTgtgtagtgatgggcagggaaagaaaaaattgggtgggaaagaaaaaatatcgggaaaatatgggaaaataaaataaacacccgaaaaattcccgaattatgggaaaatatgttttatttaattatttttagtcttattattatttgtatgtcgtttccatgtctcgggtcgggtctgtcatggagtcccggacttttggaaggcgtgcgtggggccgaagccaacacgtagaggccccttaagacaatttactctaaatgtgttgtgacaccaaccggcgattatccctgtatgcactatgggagtgcacccaaagacaatccctggttcgtgtaggactattgcagattgtgggaacaaagggaactgggctattgggttgggggttagtgaactgggatactggggctatgggggactatggcgcctgctcgaccaatgttaataacagagatacattgggcaggcggtgactcgtcactcactggttgggccacctatctagccgacgcgactggacggcaaggcagcaacatggttgtgagcatctcagggtgtcaagaggtgtacaccgctttctgcgaagcggtttacccgcct
This sequence is a window from Pectinophora gossypiella chromosome 14, ilPecGoss1.1, whole genome shotgun sequence. Protein-coding genes within it:
- the LOC126372785 gene encoding retinol dehydrogenase 11-like; this encodes MFAIASLAALTTAAAVYWYINRHKPLKHILSELRYTLDMQGAGVGGLIDDWVNVRRNKVVLPDARKKIAVITGGARGIGTEVIRGLLKANMIVIMGIRKPEQSKKLVESMENGENLQAYELDLQSLKSVKTFAENVIKKYPEIHILVNNAGIMFGDYKLTEDGVETQLQVNHLSHFYLTHLLLPALKKGGSLEESSRIVNVTSCAHYPGKIYFDDINMKEHYDTTAAYAQSKLAQLMSARYINHLLSEEGCRVKSYAVHPGIVDTDLFEKTLFRQMFPWAMKLFFKTPEKGAISILHACFNKELGEKGGLYISNCIEGISNRFSKNTDHQKRLFELSCKLVDLNEEDFGKR
- the LOC126372784 gene encoding dehydrogenase/reductase SDR family member on chromosome X-like produces the protein MFVIASLVVVGTVAAVYWSINRDKPLKYILSELQYTITMQAVGVGGVIDDWVNISKNKIVLPDANKKIAVMTGGARGIGTEVIRGLLKANMVVVIGIRKPEQSKKIAETMENGENLHAYELDLQSLRSVKIFAEKVNKKYPEIHILVNNAGIMFGDYKLTEDAMESQFQVNHLSHFYLTHLMLPALKNGGSLEKSSRIVNVTSSAHYIGKISFDDVNMKEHYDTIAAYCQSKLAQLLSTRYINQLLSKEGCRVKSYAVHPGVVDTDLFENTLLKQIFPWILKLFFKTPEKGAVSILHACFNKELEDKGGLYISNCIEGISSRSSKDIEYQKQLFELSCKLLGIRVEAFGKS